The Acidimicrobiales bacterium genome contains a region encoding:
- a CDS encoding phosphoadenylyl-sulfate reductase codes for MTAGVRLSDADLAARSSAFEDLAASGAGPEEVALAVLSWGVEAFGDALCVTSSMTDAVMVDLATRVDPSVEVVFVDTDYHFDETWETVHHVLRRYRPALRIVGSGLPADDLWRTDPDACCARRKVAPLERVLAGREAWATGLRRADGATRAATPYVARDRRGLVKLAPLAAWSDADVQGYVLRRDVPVNPLVGQGYPSVGCWPCTRRPVDGDPRSGRWAGTGKVECGLHFP; via the coding sequence GTGACCGCGGGCGTGCGGCTGTCCGACGCCGACCTGGCCGCCCGGTCGTCGGCCTTCGAGGACCTGGCCGCCTCCGGGGCGGGCCCCGAGGAGGTGGCGCTGGCCGTCCTTTCGTGGGGGGTCGAGGCGTTCGGCGACGCCCTGTGCGTCACGTCGTCGATGACCGACGCCGTGATGGTCGACCTCGCCACCAGGGTCGACCCGTCGGTCGAGGTCGTGTTCGTCGACACCGACTACCACTTCGACGAGACGTGGGAGACGGTCCACCACGTGCTCCGCCGCTACCGGCCGGCGCTGCGGATCGTCGGCAGCGGCCTGCCGGCCGACGACCTGTGGCGCACCGACCCGGACGCCTGCTGCGCCCGCCGGAAGGTGGCCCCGCTCGAGCGGGTGCTGGCCGGCCGGGAGGCGTGGGCCACCGGCCTGCGCCGGGCCGACGGGGCGACCAGGGCGGCGACCCCCTACGTGGCCAGGGACCGGCGGGGCCTCGTGAAGCTGGCGCCGCTGGCCGCCTGGTCCGACGCCGACGTGCAGGGCTACGTGCTGCGCCGGGACGTGCCGGTCAACCCGCTGGTCGGGCAGGGCTACCCGTCGGTGGGGTGCTGGCCGTGCACCCGCCGGCCGGTCGACGGCGACCCCCGGTCGGGCCGCTGGGCCGGGACCGGCAAGGTCGAGTGCGGGCTGCACTTCCCGTGA